AGGACTTGGGAAAGGCATACCTTCTTCCCCGCAGGCCTGACTCCGGTCTCCGTGGCCAAAGCAGGCAGGTGGCACAGCCGCGGCTCTCCGTGAGGGAGCAGTTTAGATTATATGCTGTTggattaaaatgtaataaacataggagtaaaaaaaaaaaaaaaaaaaaaaaaaaaaactcggcGTTTCAAGGGTCTGAGGGCTCATCCAGTTCCAAAGAGAAAGAACACTCTCCATGCCACTGTAAGCCTAGTGTCTGCTTGAACGCCTCTGAGGACGGGGAACTCATTACCTTACAAAGCTGTGCCTTGCCCCTTTTCGGTGTTATAatttgaaaacagatttttaaaaaatgatcgcTTCATGTTACCGTATTTTTATTAAGAGAGAGGCCAATACGGCAATAGAAGTTGTGccagtattttttgtttggtttttaaactaCAAACTTTCTGAACTGTTCAGAAGTCGGGGGTCGTGGGGAATGCGTGGTCTTGCCCCATCAGTGATGACCCTGGGGCGCAGCTCGGGCCCAGGCAACGAGAACTCGGGAGTCTCCGCGGTTAGATCCCAGCTCTCTCTTTCCAGGGATCTGAAAATCCCGAGGGTCCGCCCCCAGACCGCTTCCTGGCAGGGCAGAGGCCCAGCCCAGAGGCCCCGCTTCCGCCTGGGAATGCCAACGGCCCAGCTGCCTGGGGAAACAGAAAACGCCTGAAAAGTCGCCTTCCATAACAGAAGATCCTCGTCAGTCTCTGAGTTTCTTTtacagggagaagaagaaaaaaaaatttttttttaaccatgaaaGTTTGGAAATACAGCAATTCAACGCGTAGATCACTGGTTCAAAGATCCCTAACACTTCCTGGTGAGGGGGACTCCACAGGCGAAGCTgctccctcccccaggcctgcTTAGGAAGTTGTACAAAGTCTTTTGTTTTGGGGGGGAAACaacaaaaggtaaacaaaaaagaCACTTTGAAAAGGAAACTCTCTTTGTCTCAGTGGAGTAAAAAGTTCCTGTCCCCAGGGGGAAGCACCTCGGCCCAGCGGGGGTGGCAGGGCCAGTGAGCACCCAGCCGGAGGGAGACCTGTTGAActttgcaaaatttaaaaaaatgtagtcaCTGGAATAGCACCGTAGTTTTGAACACTTCCTCGTGGTAACAAAATGTGTACTTAAATTATTTTGGTTATTCTGTGCTCATATGTGACATATCCAaactgtctcatttaaaaaaaaataataatcacctCTCGATACAAAGGTAGGCACCTGGCACCTGCTCTGAGGTGGGGCGAAGGCCATGAGTGCCTGAGTACGGGGGAGGATGCCTAGGCAGTTCCTCTGCACTCAGACATGCTTAGAAAACTCATCATTCCACCTGGGACCTtcagtattttataataaagaggttttgttttatttaatgtaaCCTTCAAGaatttaaacacacaaaaatgcgGGGGGTGTTCACAATTTTGATAACCACAGTTGTAAAtagaaacattcattcatttctcataagattataaatatttgataCTGGAACTGTAAAATGCACGTTTTATAAACtagaacaacaaaagaaaacaaaaacagaaaccaacTTTGCTTTCTGCTAAAAAGGCATGTCATTTCATTGAGTTTCCTAAGCAGCAGATGGTTATTCACAGACTTTTAAATtacaacttttgtttttatactttcctttttaaaaaggtttacgCTATTATGTACAAAGTAAAACTATTACTGCAATGAAATGAAGAGGTTTAAGGCAAAGAGAGAAGTTCACCCTCAGTCCTCAGGGAGACCACTGGGACTCCCAGCTCAGCCATGGGCACACCCCCTGTGCTGTCCCAGCCACAGATGGACAGTTGGACTGGTCTTTCCCCATACACTAAACAGAAGACAGTGTGGAGTTATATATaatgtgtttgtttatatatatataggtactTGGTGGgaaatatatggaatatatttaatttacacTGTACCAcaccttcaaaaataaaatgtatactttagaaaacaagaaaagacaaaaggTGATAAGAAATGattatttacacattttcttccttcctctagaTCCTGGAGGATTCTGAGTTCTTTTGAAAGACAAGATAGCCACCTTCCAGAACTGTAGACTCAAACacgcctggtgtgtgtgtgtgttcacatgcGTACAGACATATGTGTAAACACACATATTTATCTTGGAAGAATGTTCTCTATAGCAGAAGCAGCcactccaagaaaagaaaaaaataaaggaaaaaatgaaaaaaaaaaaaaaaaacagggaagaaaaaggaaaggaagatgaTGCCATCTCCCTCTACAGAGCCATCTGCGTGCCCAGAAACAGCGAGCCATGGCCTCATTTCTGGGACCCTGGCTGGCACCCAGGGTGGCTGATGGAGCCACAGGAAATTCCTGGGGCCAAGCCAAAAGGAGGGTCGCCCCACCGCTCGTGGGCTTTAGGCCACATGCCCCAGGCCTTTAGCCCCAGAACGTCGAAGCGCTTCTGCATGGAGGCAGTGCCCAGGGCATGAGGGTTAGGCCTGTGGCAGGGCTGCAGTGGGACTGGGGACAGCGACACAGACCACAGACACAGACGATGTACGCACATGGTTGGGCCttggtgaggaggaggaggagaaaagaggaggaggaggaaggaatgaggaggagggaggaggaggaggaggagaagaagaagaaaaagaagaagaaaggaggagcaagaggaaagaggaggaaggaggaggagaaaggtggatgaggagaaggaggagagggagttAGACGGCAGGAGGGTGAGGAGAGGGAGCTGGGTGAGGCTGTGGGCCTGGGCGGCTGCTGGTGAGCATGGAGCCGACTTCCCAGGGCAGGCCTGGGATACGCTCAGCTGCTTCCCAGGGCCAAATCCCAGAACTGGCCCAAGGACCCTGGAAGTCCCCTCTCCCCCACCAGGTCCCCTAAGCTCCCCAAGGTCTTGAGGTGGCTGGCCCAGGCTTGAGGTGTGGGCCCCTCCTGGTGTCCTCACCAAGCCAACACAAACAAAGTGGCAGAAGTCATAGACCAAATAGGAGCTATTTATTCGGTTCACAGTTGTGTgaaatgcagcaataaaaaatctTTGGACTTCAgcaagttgttttaattttttcttcttttgaaataataaaaaagtgtcCAATGTCATATAATGTAGCTTAGGggattaaaaaaagatgaaacccTAAGCAGCCCCCTtcgcaaaaaaagaaaaaaaacccataaaattaGCATAATCTcataaacacaaaaaacaaaaatattttatagtcagatattttggattttataccacttgtaaattatatatacatagaatATTGCAGAACCTTAGCTAATACACGATATTTTCACTATTAATGCTGGTATAATCTTTATACACTGGCCctttatgattttaaattattgcatTGTTTAGCGCGGACTGAGACCTGGCCTCCATGCCCCCCGCCTTACTCGCTGTCCGACTTGCCCTCCTTGGCCGTGGTGGAGTGGTTGTACAAGCCCTGTGCCATGAGGTGCACGGCCAGCGTGTTCTTGTTGCCCGTGGCCTTCTTGATCTTGGCGCGCTTGTTCTGGAACCAAATCTTGATCTGTGACTCGTTGAGGCTGAGTTCCTGCGCCAGGCTCTGGCGCCGCTGCTCTGTCAGGTACCTGTTGGTCTGGAACTCGGCCTTGAGCCTCTGCAGCTGCTCCGCGGTAAAGGCCGTGCGCGGCCGCTTGTCCTCTTTGTTCGGGTTCTTCTTCTTTGGTTTTCGAGACCTGGGACCTGGGTAGATGTGGTGGACAGAGAGAAGTCAGGTTACCCAGACGTGTGCCACCCAGTAGGCACCGGGTAAGGATTCTGGGACCCCAAGAGaggaagtgacttgtccaaggccactgGAGGCTGAATGGCCAGATGTGGGGCTGGACTTCGGGCTGGGCATCGGCTCAGCGTGGACCTCCACCACTTGGTGAGGGAGGACGGGGTGTGATGTAAATGGGGCTATGGGGCAGGCCTAGTCGACAGGCTGACCACAGACGACAAACGAGGGACCTCTAGATAAAAGTAAAACTCCTGGATGTAAGCAAAACTCCCTGAACTTTCTGGCTTGGTTTTTCCTAGCCCTTTCTGAGGCTCTGTTCGAGAACAGGGATGGGGGTAGGTGCTGGGAGAGAGGGTTGGAGGGAAGCCTGGGAAAGGCTGCAGGGTGGTCACAGAAGCAGGAGGCACCCTGAGGGTTGTGATGGGGACCCTCATGCGGATACCCCACAgggtgccaggggctgtgggaaTCAGGGGCAGGTGGGCCCTGAGGACAGGAGGGGCCCAGAGTGTCTGCCTCCACCCAAGCTCCTCTATGACTCCCAGCCAAGGGCTCTGTGGGCCCAAGTTCATTCTTATAAGGAAGAGTGGGTGCATGCACTTCCCTCTTGGGTCGGGAGGGGCACCGAGCTACTGTGAGTCCTTCATCACCCACTGGAAATCTCCCAGGTTTCCTGTCCAGGAGAGACCTGGGTCTGCAAGGGTGTTGACTGCACCTCCCTTTCCCCAGACATGGGACTTCTTCACTGGGGACAACAGGGTGGCCCAGCTGACCTTGGCCAGGTCCACACTTCTGACCCTCCCCACTGTGCCTCCCCACTGGGATTCAGACTTCTGAAGCTGCCCTGGCCTCCTCCCTATGGACCTACCCCAGGTTTTGGGAAGGGTCGATCTAAGGCTCCTAGGACCTGCTATCCGTGGGGAAAGAGCAGAGGGAGGAGAGCAGAAGGAGGGAAGTGTAATCAGTTTCTTTTTGGTGTTAAGAGGCTCAACCCCCTGGTGTTCCCTGTGGGGGAAGAAGGGAGCAAGGCCATGGGCAGGGAGTGGTGACCTCGCCTCTGGGTTTCAATTTGTGCGGTATATGAATGGGCTTTAGGGAGCATCTGGCCCCAGCTTCATCACAGGTCCCTGCAGCTGGAGAAGGCCGGGGCCCCCCACCCTTCAGGGCCAGAGAGCTGCCGGGCACCCTGAAGAGAAGAGGAATGTGGATCTCATTGGAGGCCCTGGGACTGCACCCTGCCCAGGTCAGGAGAGTCAACTAGGGTGCTGGGGCTGTGCCCAGCAAGAGGTGGGAGACCAACTGGAGGCTCAGGGTGAACACCAAGCACTCCCTCACGGCTAACTGAGCCTTGTGCTCTCCCCAGGAGCCGGGCCTGGAGAAAGAGGATCTGTGGGCACCACCAGGAGGGCACCAAGGGTAGCTTTTAAAGCAACCCACAGGCAGGCTGACCACCCATGAGAGCACCCACcccagtgcacacacacactcagtgaGAGTCTTGCTGTAAGCCCAGGGCTCCACGCCAGTGGGCCTGGCTTTGGCGGGGGTAGGTGCAGATTTGGGGATGGAGTTGGCTCTCCGGAATGGTGTTGGGGGATGGGGCACACGGCTCCAGGAGAGGCTTCAGCCTCCTGCTCCCCGAGCCCGCCTCTGTCTGGGTCTCCAACCACTCCGTTCCCCAGAGAAGTATGTGCCCTACCCCCAAACTCTTCCGGTCCTGGGGCTCTTGTTAATGCACCCATGAATCAACCCTCAAAAAGACATCATTTTATAGAAAGAAAtttccctaaaataaaaatttttagttccctttttttgttgttgattttctttcaaaagacAAATACTTAGGAGTCTCAGAAACAGAATCAAACCTCCCCAAGAAAACTCTCTCTGCCCTTTCTTTCGGAGAAGCCAAAGAACAGAAACATTATCTTGCAGGGATATTTTAAAGCCCATGAAGATAGGCGACTTGGACTGGGCTGGGCCAGGCGGTGCTGCCCAGCTCCTGGGCCGTTGGGGGCTGGCTCGGCGAACTCCGGCGCCTCACAAAGCCCGGCCGAGGCTCCTCGCCCGGCATTGTGAGCCTGTatgttaattaaatattaacaaaGGAGGAAGACGAGAACAATGGAGCAAATTTCAGATCTAGCTGGAGAAATCTGAATTTCATCAGAAATATGCACGCATATTTCTGCGGGATGGCGGCCGAAGGGCTGGCTCACTCCTGCGATGATCTGGACCAATGACCCCCGCAAAATAGTTGAGGGTTTGGGGGCAGCGGGGATCCGCTGCCAGCTTGGGGTCAAACAGCCCACTCCTAATGGCGGTTCCCAGCCGCAGACCCGCATGGAATGCAGTTGATGATTTCTACAAGGACATGgacttagttttttaaaatcccagaTCTATGAAAAAACACAGCCAGCATCTCTATCGCAGCCCCCAGGAAACCTGGAGAGAAGGTCCTTCCTATTTGGGGATGGCAGGTGCAGGGAAGGACGGCTGCCTCCCTTGTCCTCGCTGTGTGCAGGAAGGGGGCTGAGCCCCACCACTGGGGGCTGCCGTTGGCAAATAAAGTGGAGCCAAGGGAAAAGGGCGcctttattttcctccttccctgtgTGTGTCCTCCTGCGTCCCACCGGTCAGCGCAGGCCCGAGGGGCAGAAGGCAGAGCAGCAAAGGGCCTCGCCTTTTCTTCCCCGAGCACAGCCGGGATAACCGAACGGTAGGACGAGTCTGGGGTGGGCTGGGGCATGCATCCCGGGCCTGGCCTGAGTTGAAAGATCGCAGGGAAGGGGTTGAGAGTGTGCACTTCCGGGCCCATCTTCCAGCCACCCCGTTCCCACCAAAAAAACTACAGTGGGGGAGACATGGGTTACGGGCTGGGAACAGATGCCCTAAGGCGGGGTGGAAGAGAGAGacgggagacagagagagagtaaggagagagagagagacagagaaagaaaggaggtcCCTTCTACGGTGCTAAGAAGTCTGTGCTCCCTAGCGAATCAGTCCTGCCGCTGGACGGCTGGCCGCTGCCCCGGCAGGCGTCAGCTTCACACAATGTCGCGTGAGTCTTTGTGCGTGTGTGCGGGGGAGGTTCGAGATTTTTTCCTCCCGGTAAGTTCCCGCGCCAGCACCGCCCCCCAGCTCCGCGGACCTCCCCACGGCGAGCTGGGACGCGTGGTCCCCGCGGGCTCACCTGAAGAAGGCCGGTCCGAGTAGCGCGTACAGTAGACCCACGCCGGCCAGAGCATGGGCTGCGCGCCCAGGTTGGCGCCGGCTTGCGAGCTGTCCGAGTCCGAGCTCACCGACAGGTCGCCGCCGCCCAAGCCGCGGGCCTTGAGCGCCCCGTCCAGGGGGCCGCCGGGGTCGCTGCCTTTCTTGGCGCCACCATGCAGCGAGAGCGTCTTGGAGCCGCCTTCCCCGTCACCCGGAGAGTCGCTGCCGGCGGCTGGGAGCGGCCCGCCCGAGCCGGGCGCGCACGGCGGGTTCTGCCGGGGCTCTTGGGAGCCGGACCCCAAGAGCTGCTCCGAGCCGCCGGCGCCGCCGCCTCCCTCTGCACCGCTCGCGCCGCCTTCGCCGCCGGCTCCGCCGCCCCTTCCTCCTCCCGCACCCGCACAGCAGGTCCCCGCGTCCTTTCGCCGGCCGAACTCGGGCCGCAGGATGTTGTCGATGAAGAAGTTGGTGATGCGGTGCGGGTGCTGGTGGTTGCCGGGCGCCTGCAGGACCGCGGGCAGCATCAGAGCCCGCCGGCGCCCGGTGTCCGCTTCGCCCGGGCTGCtaccgccgccgctgccgcccgAGCCGCCGCCGGGGCTGGATTCCGGCTGCCGCTGTCCCTccaccgccgccgccgcttcGCCGGGCTTGGGGTCATTCTCCTCCATGCTGTTCACAGTAAATCCCAGACTGGTTCTCCGGGGACGCCCTTCCAAATCAGCCTTCGGCCCTCCCGCGGTGCACACGCAGACCCCCGCGCCCCCACCCCGCCGAGTCTTCCGAGGGCTTGCGCGGCGGCCGCGGCCAGGGCTGGGGTCCTACAAGTCGCCGGCCGCGCTCGGCGGGGAGCCACGTTTGAATCCACGAACTGGGTTAGAAACACCAAGAGCCGCGCGGCTCGCCCAGACGCCGGGAGATTCAACAGAGCCAAGTCCTCGACTTCGCCGCGCGGCCAGGCTCTAGACAGTCGCAGTGGTCCGGCGGGGACGCGggccgcctcccgggctcagcgCTCCTCTCCGCGTCCGGCCGCCTCGGGCTCCGGCGCCGCCGCCTGGGCCGCCCGGGACGAGAGCTGCGCGCATGCAGGCAGCGCACTCTCCGGCGCTCACGCCCGCCCGGGCCGGctccggccgccgccgccgcccggccGTCCCCGCACGCGCGCCCCAGCCGGCCCTCGAGGGTGCGGGGCGCCCGCGGTCAGCGCGCCCGCCACCTCCCGCACGCACATGGAGGCCCCCTCCGCGCGGCCGCCGCCCCGCTGCGGGCCGGGGCGCCCCACCGGCGTGCGGCCGCGCCCCCGCCGAGCCCCGCGGAGCTCCGCAGCCCGAGTCGCATGGGTGAGAGACGCGAGGCcagggccgggccgggccgggctgGGCCGCCCGCGCTCCCCGGCCGTCCGCCGCCCTCGCCGCCTCGGCCTCCGCGCGGGCTCGGAAATTTCCAGGCCACTCGGCGCAACCTGAGACACTTTCACTCtggatttttgttcttatttttaacagAGCCCCCTCGAGTGACGTCGCAGGCCGGTCTCCTGGACACGTGCCTCGGGCCAATGGCCGCGGCGCCGCGCGCCCACGTGATGCTCCGGCCGCCGCTGGGTGACAGGAGCCGCCCGCCGCCCCTCCCCCCCTTAAAGCGGCCGCGTCCCCCGCTCCGGGTGCGGGAGCCCGGGAACCCGGAGAGACCCCCGACCGCGTCTCCTGCACTCGCCTGCGCTTTCCCTGTCGCTTCGCGGTTCAGGGATCTGAGTCACCCCGCGACAGCCCCGCCAGGTCACCCCGGGGCGTGTAGGTGGGCACGCACAGGAAGATCgctatttttaacatttccatATTGTTTACCGTGGGATGAAATCCCACAATTCCTTGCACAAAAtgcataaataatattaaatgagcTGCCGAGATACAAAGGGACTTTTGTGGTCCGCTTTCCTTGCTGATGGAGAGGAATAGTGTCACTCCCATTTGACTCGGTAACCCGGCAGCTTCCTGTCTTAAACGCAGAGCTGGCGCGCAGGACACTCCTCCTGCAGACACTTATTgtaagtgtgcgtgtgtgtgcgtgtgtgtgcgtgtgcgtgtgcagGGAGGCGCGTGCATACGGCCGCATTCCACCCGGGGACAGCGACCCTCATGAAACATGCATAGCAATCCGGAAGAGCGGGGAATGCAGTGTGCGGCTCCGTTTGCGAAGGGAGAAATCCAGGAGCCTCGGAGGTTCTAAGGGAATCCTTTTTGCCAAGGAGGAGAGGGGTGACGGTTCAGCTAAGACTTCAAAACCAAGTCGCCCGCCCCCCTCTAACTTCTTTACTCTGGTTGAGGAGCTCCCAGACCGGtcatctcattttctttgttttaaaatcctttaaactAATTTTGCAGGACAGCAGGGCCCATTTGAAAGGAGTATTAGGAATCCAATGGCAAGGGTGGGAGCCCCAGTTGgtttctcccctcctctctcttcatCTTTTCTAGACTTTCCTTCCAGCTGTTGTCAGAATGTCCAAATGGaagttctgtttccttttctcttccccctcTCCCTTGGGCTCCTTCCCATTTGCTCTTCTCTACCCACCAAACACCCGTTGTTACCCCAGGCTCACCTGTCCATCatctaaaatgcatttttatggaAATGTGTGAATTCCTGGAAACATCCGATAGGGCAGCTCTGGGGGTGTGGGAGCGTTTGCATGCCATAAGTACCCTCagggcaggggaggtggggaggccgCAGCCTGGCATGGACACCCTAGGGCTGATTGGCCTTGGGCAGCTGCAGGGTGCTCAGCAGCCCAGACCCCCGCACAGGCAGCCAGCGGGGAGCTGCCAGGCCCTGAGTGAACTTGGGGAGTCAGGGCAAGCATCTCCCAGGCAGTGTGGCCTGCCAGGCCCCCTGGAGGCCTGAAGGTTGCGCCCTGGCCTTGCGAAGCTCCCTTCCCGGGGTCCATCCCAGGTGCTGTCCTTAGTCTGCAGGCTTCAGA
Above is a genomic segment from Macaca thibetana thibetana isolate TM-01 chromosome 3, ASM2454274v1, whole genome shotgun sequence containing:
- the EN2 gene encoding homeobox protein engrailed-2, yielding MEENDPKPGEAAAAVEGQRQPESSPGGGSGGSGGGSSPGEADTGRRRALMLPAVLQAPGNHQHPHRITNFFIDNILRPEFGRRKDAGTCCAGAGGGRGGGAGGEGGASGAEGGGGAGGSEQLLGSGSQEPRQNPPCAPGSGGPLPAAGSDSPGDGEGGSKTLSLHGGAKKGSDPGGPLDGALKARGLGGGDLSVSSDSDSSQAGANLGAQPMLWPAWVYCTRYSDRPSSGPRSRKPKKKNPNKEDKRPRTAFTAEQLQRLKAEFQTNRYLTEQRRQSLAQELSLNESQIKIWFQNKRAKIKKATGNKNTLAVHLMAQGLYNHSTTAKEGKSDSE